One Festucalex cinctus isolate MCC-2025b chromosome 3, RoL_Fcin_1.0, whole genome shotgun sequence DNA window includes the following coding sequences:
- the LOC144016039 gene encoding uncharacterized protein LOC144016039 isoform X2, protein MSTDGRCWQAASSYVDQNVSVKYLCPEWQEPEFPGVKEEEDLEPLQVEEEEQQQPPNIKKEEKKLPPYINEEEDLELPQVKEEEQLRPYIKEEEHFTELPVTAVNLKTDESEDECQYEENKGEELPSNSSGQQKTTEDDEDHFGGSQADSRLALMSDGEDTSHTDDSEQYDDDVTCHTDTKRWKCSQCGKTFVSKCKLRRHMIGHTGAKPFNCSVCGQSFSMKKGLKRHTRTHTGEKPFACSVCGRRFSEKRSLKRHMLTHTGEKLFACSVCGRSFSEKGSLKRHTRTHTGEKPFTCLVCGQNFARKGSLKMHTNKHTGEKPFACLVCGQNFAHSGGLKIHTRKHTGQKPFACLVCGKKFARNQDLKRHTKTHTGEKPFDCLVCGKTFAHKGNLKQHTKTHTLVRSNLPAQVVA, encoded by the exons ATGTCAACTGATGGACGCTGCTGGCAAGCAGCTTCGAGTTATGTTGACCAGA ACGTCAGTGTAAAATATCTTTGCCCCGAGTggcaggagccagagttccctggtgtgaaagaggaggaggacttggagcctctaCAAGTTGAAGAAGAGGAGCAGCAACAACCtcccaacataaaaaaagaggagaagaagctgccaccatacattaaTGAGGAGGAGGATTTGGAGCTTCCTCAAGTTAAAGAAGAGGAGCAGCTGCGACCATACATCAAAGAGGAGGAGCATTTCACAGAGTTGCCCGTAACTGCTGTCAATTTGAAGACTGACGAAAGTGAAGATGAATGTCAgtatgaagagaacaaaggggAGGAGCTTCCAAGCAACAGCTcaggacaacaaaaaacaacagaagaTGATGAGGACCACTTTGGGGGATCACAAGCAGACAGCCGGTTAGCTCTaatgtcagatggtgaagacaCGTCTCACACTGATGACTCTGAACAGTATGACGATGATGTGACCTGTCACACTGACACCAAACgttggaaatgttctcagtgtggaaaaacttTTGTCTCCAAGTGTAAATTGAGAAGACATATGATCGGTCACACTGGTGCAAAGCCTTTTaactgctcagtttgtggtcaaagtttttcGATGAAGAAGggcttaaaaagacacacaagaacccacactggagagaagccttttgcctgctcagtttgtggccgACGTTTCTCTGAGAAGCGAAGCTTAAAAAGGCACATGctaacccacactggagagaagctttTTGCTtgttcagtttgtggtcgaagtttctctgagaagggaagcttaaaaagacacacaagaacccacactggagagaagccttttacctgcttagtttgtggtcaaaattttgctcgcaAAGGAAGcttaaaaatgcacacaaataaacacactggagagaagccttttgcatgcttagtttgtggtcaaaattttgctcacagtggaggcttaaaaatacacacaagaaaacacactggacagaagccttttgcttgcttagtttgtggtaaaaaatttgCTCGTAATCAAgatttaaaaagacacacaaaaacccacactggtgagaaaccttttgactgcttagtttgtggtaaaacattTGCTCACAAGGGAAActtaaaacaacacacaaaaacacacacactggtgagaagCAATTTGCCTGCTCAGGTTGTGGCCTAA
- the LOC144016039 gene encoding uncharacterized protein LOC144016039 isoform X1, which translates to MYRKELCESQEENERQCQLMDAAGKQLRVMLTRVDVSVKYLCPEWQEPEFPGVKEEEDLEPLQVEEEEQQQPPNIKKEEKKLPPYINEEEDLELPQVKEEEQLRPYIKEEEHFTELPVTAVNLKTDESEDECQYEENKGEELPSNSSGQQKTTEDDEDHFGGSQADSRLALMSDGEDTSHTDDSEQYDDDVTCHTDTKRWKCSQCGKTFVSKCKLRRHMIGHTGAKPFNCSVCGQSFSMKKGLKRHTRTHTGEKPFACSVCGRRFSEKRSLKRHMLTHTGEKLFACSVCGRSFSEKGSLKRHTRTHTGEKPFTCLVCGQNFARKGSLKMHTNKHTGEKPFACLVCGQNFAHSGGLKIHTRKHTGQKPFACLVCGKKFARNQDLKRHTKTHTGEKPFDCLVCGKTFAHKGNLKQHTKTHTLVRSNLPAQVVA; encoded by the exons ATGTACAGAAAGGAGCTTTGTGAATCACAAGAGGAGAACGAGCGACAATGTCAACTGATGGACGCTGCTGGCAAGCAGCTTCGAGTTATGTTGACCAGAGTAG ACGTCAGTGTAAAATATCTTTGCCCCGAGTggcaggagccagagttccctggtgtgaaagaggaggaggacttggagcctctaCAAGTTGAAGAAGAGGAGCAGCAACAACCtcccaacataaaaaaagaggagaagaagctgccaccatacattaaTGAGGAGGAGGATTTGGAGCTTCCTCAAGTTAAAGAAGAGGAGCAGCTGCGACCATACATCAAAGAGGAGGAGCATTTCACAGAGTTGCCCGTAACTGCTGTCAATTTGAAGACTGACGAAAGTGAAGATGAATGTCAgtatgaagagaacaaaggggAGGAGCTTCCAAGCAACAGCTcaggacaacaaaaaacaacagaagaTGATGAGGACCACTTTGGGGGATCACAAGCAGACAGCCGGTTAGCTCTaatgtcagatggtgaagacaCGTCTCACACTGATGACTCTGAACAGTATGACGATGATGTGACCTGTCACACTGACACCAAACgttggaaatgttctcagtgtggaaaaacttTTGTCTCCAAGTGTAAATTGAGAAGACATATGATCGGTCACACTGGTGCAAAGCCTTTTaactgctcagtttgtggtcaaagtttttcGATGAAGAAGggcttaaaaagacacacaagaacccacactggagagaagccttttgcctgctcagtttgtggccgACGTTTCTCTGAGAAGCGAAGCTTAAAAAGGCACATGctaacccacactggagagaagctttTTGCTtgttcagtttgtggtcgaagtttctctgagaagggaagcttaaaaagacacacaagaacccacactggagagaagccttttacctgcttagtttgtggtcaaaattttgctcgcaAAGGAAGcttaaaaatgcacacaaataaacacactggagagaagccttttgcatgcttagtttgtggtcaaaattttgctcacagtggaggcttaaaaatacacacaagaaaacacactggacagaagccttttgcttgcttagtttgtggtaaaaaatttgCTCGTAATCAAgatttaaaaagacacacaaaaacccacactggtgagaaaccttttgactgcttagtttgtggtaaaacattTGCTCACAAGGGAAActtaaaacaacacacaaaaacacacacactggtgagaagCAATTTGCCTGCTCAGGTTGTGGCCTAA
- the epx gene encoding thyroid peroxidase isoform X2: MVYTHTMTEPSGHDLLSESDVENLLQATGCLAQLHTAGCPTGCMAERYRSITAHCNNRQHPRWGSANIPYSRWLPPEYEDAWGTPRGWDQNHTYHNFSLPPVRLVSQEVLFTHNDNISLDSTLSHLLVEWGQWIDHDLVLTPQSPSTVAFRTGADCTRTCNRDSPCFPIQIPPSDLRYGIQSCMPFFRSAPSCVDGVGPPLHREQLNAITSFVDASMVYGSSDSQAQELRDHSSPLGSMACNSQHSDGELAYLPFLPRPQAHLDPCGPREGSVPRDNATSCFQAGDSRANEHLGMVVLHTIFLREHNRLVKKLHDLNPHWSPNTLYQEARKIIGAIHQILTWEHYLPRILGEKAMSRQMPPYKGYDPDVDPSIANIFATAAFRFAHVTVQPVVTRLGPGYAANSQHPSLPLHRSLFASWRVVQEGGIDPVLRGLLLSPAKLQTPGQMMVEELTERLFQAQGGMPLDLGALNLQRGRDHGLPGYSSWRRFCGLSVPNTTLTLADILGSPILAHKFQKLYGTPHNIDVWVGAISEPALPGGRVGPLLSCLLARQFRALRDGDRFWWERKGVFTSAQRTHLHAVSLSRIICDNSHITHVPKDPFTRTENPDAMLTCSSPLIPDLDLSPWKEPHSDPNCGPISRIQSGYTLLCDNVIMYECQPGFVLQGSSSISCDAQRQQWSSPPPTCQDINECEQQIPVCPHNLECLNLPGSFSCSEFSSPSAVLVVTAAIVVLGGVAGTLMILTCFRRFLPNKQESGCAGCCQRQSLAATS; the protein is encoded by the exons ATGGTCTACACGCACACTATGACGGAGCCCAGCGGTCATG ATCTGCTGAGTGAATCGGATGTAGAGAATCTACTACAAGCCACTGGCTGCTTAGCTCAACTGCACACAGCCGGATGTCCAACTGGCTGCATGGCAGAACGCTACAGGTCCATCACTGCCCACTGCAACAACAG ACAACATCCCAGATGGGGCTCTGCAAACATTCCCTATTCTCGCTGGTTGCCTCCGGAGTATGAAGACGCATGGGGGACACCAAGAGGCTGGGATCAAAATCACACCTATCACAACTTCAGCCTGCCGCCA GTCCGACTGGTGTCTCAGGAGGTTCTGTTCACTCACAATGACAACATCTCTCTGGACTCCACTCTATCCCACCTGCTGGTTGAGTGGGGCCAGTGGATTGACCACGACCTGGTGCTGACCCCGCAGAGCCCCAGCACGGTGGCTTTCCGGACCGGGGCGGACTGCACCCGAACCTGCAACCGGGATTCGCCCTGCTTTCCCATTCAG ATTCCACCATCTGATCTTCGATATGGCATCCAGAGTTGTATGCCCTTCTTCCGCTCTGCACCGAGTTGCGTGGATGGAGTTGGGCCCCCTCTGCACCGTGAGCAGCTCAACGCCATCACTTCCTTTGTGGACGCCAGTATGGTGTACGGTAGCTCTGATAGTCAGGCTCAGGAGCTACGCGATCACTCCTCGCCTCTCGGCTCGATGGCTTGCAACTCGCAGCACTCGGACGGGGAACTGGCTTACCTGCCCTTCTTGCCACGCCCGCAGGCTCATTTGGATCCCTGCGGCCCGAGAGAGGGCTCCGTGCCACGGGACAATGCCACGTCCTGCTTTCAGGCTG GCGATTCAAGAGCCAACGAACATCTCGGCATGGTGGTCCTGCACACAATCTTCCTGCGAGAACACAACCGTCTGGTCAAAAAGCTACATGATCTAAACCCCCACTGGAGTCCCAACACCCTCTACCAGGAGGCCCGGAAGATCATAGGAGCCATCCACCAG ATCCTAACGTGGGAGCACTACCTCCCGCGAATCCTCGGAGAGAAGGCCATGTCCAGGCAGATGCCTCCCTACAAGGGTTACGACCCTGACGTGGATCCCAGCATTGCCAACATCTTCGCCACCGCCGCTTTTCGTTTTGCTCACGTCACCGTGCAGCCCGTCGTGACCAGGCTTGGGCCCGGGTATGCCGCAAACTCCCAGCATCCCTCGCTCCCCCTTCATCGTTCTTTGTTCGCCTCGTGGAGGGTCGTCCAGGAGG GCGGTATAGACCCAGTGCTGCGTGGCCTCTTGCTATCTCCTGCCAAGCTACAGACTCCTGGTCAGATGATGGTGGAGGAGCTGACAGAGCGTCTTTTTCAGGCGCAAGGCGGAATGCCTCTGGACCTCGGGGCACTCAACCTTCAGAGGGGCCGGGACCACGGCCTGCCAG GATACAGCTCATGGCGAAGGTTCTGCGGTCTCTCCGTTCCCAACACAACATTGACGCTGGCAGACATCCTGGGTAGTCCGATTCTAGCTCACAAATTCCAGAAACTGTACGGAACACCGCATAACATTGACGTGTGGGTGGGGGCCATCTCTGAACCGGCTCTACCCGGAGGCAGAGTGGGACCACTCTTATCCTGCCTGCTGGCCAGACAGTTCAGAGCTCTGAGAGATGGTGACAG GTTTTGGTGGGAGAGGAAGGGCGTGTTCACCAGCGCGCAGAGGACGCACCTCCACGCCGTCTCTCTGTCCCGAATCATTTGCGACAACAGCCACATCACCCACGTCCCCAAAGACCCCTTCACACGCACAGAGAACCCGGATGCCATGCTGACCTGCTCCAGCCCGCTCATCCCTGACCTCGACCTCAGCCCGTGGAAAGAACCACACTCAG ATCCAAACTGCGGTCCCATATCCAGAATTCAGTCCGGCTACACCCTGCTCTGCGACAATGTGATCATGTATGAGTGTCAACCTGGTTTTGTGCTGCAAGGTTCTTCATCTATCAGCTGTGACGCACAAAGACAGCAGTGGAGCTCCCCACCGCCAACATGCCAGG acataaatgaaTGTGAACAACAAATTCCTGTTTGCCCCCACAACTTGGAGTGTCTCAACCTGCCAGGCTCCTTTTCTTGCTCAG AGTTCTCCTCGCCATCTGCCGTGTTGGTCGTGACGGCAGCCATAGTCGTGCTTGGAGGTGTTGCCGGAACGCTGATGATCCTTACCTGTTTTCGAAG gTTTTTGCCAAACAAACAAGAATCAGGCTGTGCTGGATGTTGCCAAAGGCAAAGTTTAGCTGCcacttcctaa